The genome window TGTATGAACaggagaaacaaaagaaaatcagCAAACTATATGTTGCTTTTCTGAAAAACAAATTCATGAATTACATATTAGATCCTGGATATGAGTTACACCTACCCCCAGTATGGGGCTCTCATATTCGACTCGCACATAATCATCTTTCTTCTCCGCTATCCGCGGTGTAAACTTGTctggttttgttgattttatctGCCAGATCATGTGTTATAAGTTTAGTTCAAAGTTTAGAAATGTTAAACATTCAAATTTCAACGCCTTTGCTATTATGAGGGTCAACGACTTGGAATTCAATAAAAGTGTCGAGTGCATTGGAATAACTCTTCGAAAGAGACAAGTTGTTACCACTTGGATAAGCTCCTCCATTGCCTCTTCTCTGCTTACAGCCTTTTTCTTTCCGCGGTTGTAGTTCCTAATAAAAAAGTAAACACACTTTCATTGACCGCTCATGATCAAACGTGTAGTAGCAGAAGAAATAGATGCGTATTTTTCACgtgtttgaaagaaaaaataaaaagtttcagTAGAATTTGTTGATCGTAATGGACCAAGTCCAACCATGCACTTTTTATAGCAGAACAGTACTGCACTGCACGAGTACCACATGGTCGGTTCCAACTTCCAATCAACTTTTAGACCATTGTTGTGATTCATGCAATTGAATTTCCTGGTCCAAACTCTTCACtgttttctttaaattattatCACTCCCCAAAATTtgcaatttcattttttttttttttaaaaggaaggTGCAGTTGTAATTTtatacaataaacaaaataagccAAAGAAATTAAGTTCATCCTAACCGTACATTGGAATGAATATTcaagcaaaatattttaaataaaatctaCGTCAAATAAGGAAAAAGGAGATTATATTTGATTACCAGGGTGGGGCATAATGGGTGAGATCACCGACACTCTCGGACGTTGATATACAGTTTTTAGTAGCCGGACATAGTGCTAGTGCAGGTGGGTTTTTCTGAACTCCCAAGTACTCAGGCTTTTTCCCACTGCATATCCCAAAATACacaaattgtaaatttgtaataataataaactaatagcTGAGCCTGAGCTTAATCTAATTAAACCCAAATGACAGGTCTAGTTCTTAAATTCTAAGACTAGAAGAAATGTACCCGAAGTTGAAGATGGCTCCAACAACTGCTAATTCGCTGCTCCTTAGTACGATTTCCCTTCAAAATGTAAATGCAAAAATTGCTtcatataagaaattttatttctttgtctATGTTTGTGTTCGTGTGGGTGAGAGAAAAATAGAcaagagacagagacagagacaagAGAGTGTGTACCTTCGGCCAACTTGGTCAGTACTGGGTTTGTGAGGCTGTTCTTCTTGAGATTGAGAAACAATGATGGTACGTGAAGGGATAAAAACCTTGCAAGATTTCTTGTGATTCTTAAAGAAATAATGGGTACTTGGTGTTGTTAATGCCATTGAAGCCATTTGTTAAAACCTCAAAACTCTAGAACTTCTCTCTTTCGCTCTCGCTCTCTCCTTTTTTGGAAGTgcgtctctctttctctccaatagattttattattatctactAGACTACTACTCCTAGTATAGACTTTTGTAATTGGGcctaatttgtaattttataaactCATTGACCTGGGGCGGGAAAGAGGAAGGAGCCAAATAGCAAATCTCagataattttaaactaaaatattttaacaaaaataaaagtgtaaattataaatttcacCCATAAACTTTGAaagtgtttaaaatttttactctAAAATTTCGGAATTTGAATTTAATCTTATGAATTTTGGagatatttaaattttacaccttaaaatttaaagatgtttagattttatatccaaaattctaaaactttataATGTAAAACTTATACTCCaaactttagaaaataaattttaaattctgaAATGTGAAATATAAAACATAAACACTCCAAAGAGTAATATCTaaatcctaaaattttagaatataaaatttaaataatctCAAAATTTAGGACTGCAGTTGGCAattaagtcaaaataaaaagtacaaGTGTACAACTTTAAAAACTCCCTTTGCGTCACTATTCTCATTTCCAAACCCAGCTTCCTCACCAAGCTTtcactctgtctctctctctctctctctcgctctctctcgtCAATGGCTCGAAACAAGGTAAATTATCAGTCCCCATTTAGCTTTgcaatttcttcattttttcacTTCTCCACTGAAAATTTCTGCTTCTAATTCCTCTTCCATTTGttacaaatttcaatttttacgTTTACCTTTTTCTGCTTCAAATAACTATATAGTCTGtgatcattttctcttttttcccttaaattttGTGTCTGaagctattaattttttttttttaataaattttatgcgTGTCCAAGCTGGTTTTACTTTCTACATTTCACTGGAACTTTGTTAATTGTTACCTTTCCCTCTCATTTGTTGCTTTCA of Quercus lobata isolate SW786 chromosome 8, ValleyOak3.0 Primary Assembly, whole genome shotgun sequence contains these proteins:
- the LOC115957517 gene encoding uncharacterized protein LOC115957517, coding for MASMALTTPSTHYFFKNHKKSCKVFIPSRTIIVSQSQEEQPHKPSTDQVGRREIVLRSSELAVVGAIFNFGGKKPEYLGVQKNPPALALCPATKNCISTSESVGDLTHYAPPWNYNRGKKKAVSREEAMEELIQVIKSTKPDKFTPRIAEKKDDYVRVEYESPILGLVDDVEFWFPPGKNSIVEYRSASRLGNYDFDYNKKRIKALRLELEKKGWASEDSF